From the genome of Desulfolucanica intricata:
TAATTAATTGACTTAAAGTATCTTTAAAATTCACCCGGCCTGCTTTAAACGCAGTCGTATTCACGTTAGCAATATTATTACCGATGACATCCATACGGATCTGGTGATTTTTCATGCCCGAAACTCCTGAATATAGTGACTTAATCATAGTTTTCCTCCTTTTGCTCTTTGGCCGCTTCAATCGGTCGGCGGCCGGCAGCCTCCTTTCGGGCCGGCTGTCTATTTGATTATCACCGCACTGTCAATATTAGTAAATACATGCTCCTTTATTGCCTTACCATCCAGTGCTGTCACCACAGTATTATTTTTTATACTGGCTATCAGAGCTAAATCGCCGTAAAGCAGCAGTGAATCCCTGGCGCCTTTTATCGATGCCCTCTGCATAGCCTGATGGATTTTTGTAATATCTGCCGGTGCAAGCTTTATATTGCGCTCCTGAAGTCTTTTTTCCGCGTGTGCTGAAAACTTAATTTCGCTATTCCCTTGAATTTTTTGCTGAAGAACGCTTTCAAAAGCAATTTTATTGACGCCAGCAGTTTGCTTTGGTGTTTTCGATTTAACAGGTATTAGAGGCTGTTGATAGCTCCAGTTATTTATTTTATCACTCATAATTCTTACCCCTACTCTATTAGTCTGATTTGAGAAAGGTCGTAAGCATCCCCGTTGAGAATAACCTTGCTGCCGTCTTTGTTTAGCATAACCTTTTCCACCGTCCCAACGGCCTCATTCCCGTTTTCTAATGCTACAGTTACCCGGCGGCCAACCAGTCCCGCCGCCTGGTTTAATGCCTGCAGCTGTAAAAGCTGTTCCAGGGAGGAATTCATAATTTGCAGCTGCTCCATCATACTGAATTGTGCCATTTGAGTCATAAAGCTGCTGCTGTCCTGAGGGCTTAGAGGGTCCTGGTTTTTCAGCTGCGCTATGAAAAGCTGCAAAAACGCATCCTTATTGAGCTCATTCGCAGGCTTTTTATTGTTACCCTGGTTATTGTAAATATAGTTTGTGCTGCTACTTACCTGCATCGGAACACCTCCTTCAAATAATATAGTCCACTCCGCCGGCCGGCCGGGGCTTAACCTGTTCATACAAGGGTGCTTCTTCCTCTTTATGTGAGTAGTTTAGCAGCTGTAAATATTTCCTGCTGCCGGGTTTTCCCTGCTGCTGCATAAATTGTCCTCCGTTATATGCCACAGAAACCGAGGACTCCTGCAGGTGTACCTGATGCTGAGCCAAAGCTTCCCTCAACCGGACCATTGAACTTTCTAAAATTTCTTTGGCCTGAACACTGGCGGTTATAAACTGAGCCGAAATTTCTCCCTTTTTATAGGCTAATTTAATTACTAACTCACCTAAGTGCTCCGGTTCTAATTTCATTTGCACTAACACAGGTTTTTCACCCGGTTTTCTATTTGCGAGAATTATGCTCACCAGTTTTTCCGGCAATTCCCGTACGGGGATACTTTCTTTGGGAAGAATGTCACTTTGTCTTAAGGCTGATGTATCTGCCGCCGGGTTTTTAAAATTGTCTGCGTTTTCCCGGGTAATCTGCTCCACCGGGAGCTTATCTTTCACAGCAGAAAACATAAGGTCATTATTTTGCTCTTTCGGGTATTGAGCAGTTCCCTCCGCTGCTATCTTCTGCTGCAGCATCGATAGGGTCTCTGCTTTCTGTATTTGCTCACCTTTATATAACACAGAAACCGGGAACTCTTTAAGGTGTACCTGGTGCTGAGCTAAAGCTTCTTTCAGCCGGGCAATTGAACTTTCTAAAACTTCTTTAGCCTGAACACTGCCGGTTATAAGCTGAGCCGAAGTTTCACCCTCCTGATAAGCTAATTTAACCGCTAACTCACCTAAGTGCTCCGGTTCCAATTTTATTTGCAGTAATTCAGGTTTTACCCCCGAATTGAAATATGATTGAAGTATACTCATTAGTTTTTCCGGCAATTCCAGCACCGGTATCCTGTGTAATTTTTCTGCCGCCCCGTTTTTAGAATTGCCTGCATTTTCTTGGATACCCTGCGGTATTTGTAAAGATAAGGCAGGTGTATCAGTTTCCCGTATTAACTGAAAGTCCAAAAATAAATTTAATAGATCAGCATCCAAAACACTTTTGGTGGAGTTTTCTTTATTGCTTAACTCTTCTTCATTACCTTTGCTTTCACCGGCTATGTCCTTAAAAACCTGTATGAAGCTTTCAACACCGGGAGCTTTACTTTTACTTTGTTTAGCAGGCGAGCTATTTAACTGTTCTATTAACTTTTGAGACACTGCATTAATTTTTTTCACCTCCTTTTAAAAAAAACCCCTATATTTTAATTTTTGTTCCGTATATACATAGTGATAGCCAAATCGTCAATCTGTTTTTGCTCTTGAATATTTTCCAGATAAATAAATTCTTCAAGTTTTTTTTGCTTAAGCTTTTCTAAAACTAAACTTTTTTGCCTGGCGTCTACGAATATTTTTTGTTTCTCTTTAATTTTTTCAGAGGCACTTACTGCCTTTTCCTGCAACTTTATAATTTTAGTATTAAGATATTCCCGGTAATTAGCACCATGTATAGATTGGCAGCAATCAATTTTTCCAACTTCATTTTCAGTATTTAAGTGCTGCTGTAATACCAAACGGGCTTCTTCAAGGCTGTTCATTATTTGAAAATGTCTTCTACGGGCTAAAGCCAGGGCATCTTCAGCTTGTTTTTCCTCCATTTTACGGTGTTTCAAAACCTGCTCCAGCCCAAACCGGAACCTAGCCATGCTCGAGGCCCTCCTTTTCACCGAAACTATTTAACCAGGCCAAAGTATCCGAAAAACTCCATGGCTCATTAGGTGGCTGCCGCAGAAATTGAATAATATCATCATAGTAACGAATGGCATTATCAATACTGGGATTCGTACCAAAATTATAAGCGCCTATGTTTATTAAATCTTCAGCTTGTTGATAGGTAGACAACAAATCCCTTAACCTGGCTGCCCGGTCCATATGCTCCGGTGTTACTATATCGGACATTACCCTGCTTACACTGGTAAGAACATCGATAGCAGGATAGTGATTTTTAGCCGCAAGCTGTCTTTTAAGGACTATGTGTCCGTCCAGTATACCCCTTACTGCATCTGCTATTGGCTCATTCATATCATCGCCGTCAACCAGTACAGTATAGAAAGCGGTAATTGATCCCCGGGGGGACATACCGGTTCTTTCCAATAATTTAGGCAGTAAAGCAAAAACCGACGGAGTGTAACCTTTAGTAGCCGGAGGTTCACCGACAGCCAAACCGACTTCCCTCTGCGCCATAGCAAACCGGGTTACCGAATCCATTAGCAGCATTACGTTTTTTCCCCGGTTTCTAAAATACTCCGCTATGGCAGTTGCAACCATGGCTCCTTTTAGACGAATTAAAGCGGGTTGGTCAGATGTAGCCGCCACTACCACAGAACGGGCCAGGCCTTCTGCCCCAAGGTCTGACTCAATAAAGTCCAGAACCTCCCTACCCCGTTCTCCGATCAGTGCGATTACGTTTATGTCTACCTCGCTGTATCGTGCTATCATTCCCAGTAAAGTACTTTTCCCAACTCCACTGCCGGCAAATATACCAATACGCTGTCCCTTACCACAAGTAAGAACAGAATCAATTGCCCGTACCCCGGTACCCAACACTTCGGTAATTCGCTGCCTGTTCAGCGGATTGGGCGGCGGGTTATTGACAGGAAATTTAACTTTACAGGACTTATTTCCCGTGTTTCCACCAATGGGTCTTCCTAGTCCGTCCAATATACATCCCAGTAAATCATCTCCAACCCTTACAGTTAGGGCTTGTCCCGTAGGCACCACAGGATTTCCCGGATAAATACCCTGCAACTCTCCCAGTGGCATAAGGAGAGATGTCCCTTCCCTGAAACCAACAACTTCTGCATCAACCGGTTTTTCCTGTCCCGGAACCAGAATATGACATATCTCCCCAATCGATGCTTCTATGCCTACTACATCTATGGTAAGCCCGACTACCTTTGTCACCTCACCGGTTACAGTCAACACTTTTGCATTATGAACCTTATCCCACCAGCGGGTAAGATCAATACCAGTCTCAGGCATTCTCATCACCCGCTTCTTCAACAAGTGAACGCAAAAGCGCTTTCCATCGGGTCTCTATGGCAGCATCCACCTGACCACGATTGCTCTCTATCCGACACCCACCCGGCTGCATCCCAGGGTCACCGATAATTTTAAGCCTGGCATCCTCAGATAATAATTGCATAAACTGCTCTTTATTTTTTCTGATTATTTCAACCTCCCGGGGGCTGCCGATAATAACAAAATAATCCCGATCTGCCAGCAGCTGCAGCGCTTCTTTAACAACATTCAAAATAGTGTCCTGGTTTAGCTCTAATTGCTTTGCTACTAATTTTTCAGCTATTTTAACTGATAAACTAACCACTTCATTTTCCAGGGCAGCCAGCATTTCCTTACGTTCTGCCTCAGCCTGCTCTAATACTTTCACTGCTGCTAACTTTATACTTTCAGCCTCTTCCCGGGCCTTGTCCACCGCTTCCCGGTAACCTTTTTCATAGCCTTCCCGGTAAGCGTTTTGGGTCATTTCCTCCACCTTCTGCAGTGCCTTTTCCAGAATACCGTTGGCCTGGTTTTGGGCAGCAGCTAAAATTTCCGCTGATTCTTTTTCTGCTGCTGCACGGACAGCGTCACGGGCAAATTCTATTCGTAAATCCAGAAGTTGAGCATAGTTCTCACTAAACTTAGCATTCTTAATAATTTTGTTAGATAACAATGGCATCTTCATTACCCCGTGAAATTGAAATTTCCCCGACTTCCTCTAAACTGCGAATAACGTTAACAATTTTCTTTTGGGCCTCTTCAACATCCTTTAAGCGCACAGGCCCAATATATTTAATTTCTTCTTTAAGCATATCCGCAGCCCGTCTGGATTGGTTGCGAAAAATTTTCGCAAGAACCTCTTCATTTGCCCCCCGTAGAGCTATTGGTAAATCTTTTGGATTAATATCACGAAGAATTCTCTGAATAGCAATATCATCAAGTTTTACGATATCTTCAAATACAAACATTCGATTACGAACTTCCTCGGCTAACACAGGATACTTAGCTTCTAAGTTTTCCAAAATAGTTCTTTCAGTACTCCTGTCCACCATATTAAGAATATTTACCAGGGCACTTACCCCGCCAATCTCAGTGTTTTCTTGTCCCATTACCGTAGACATCTTATACTCTAAAACCCGCTCCACCTCTTTAACCACTTCCGGCGAGGCCCGGTCCATAGTAGCTATACGCCGGGCAATATCACTCTGCTTTTCAGCAGGTAGTGAGGATAGTATAACAGAAGCCTGCTCCGGATCCAGGTAAACTAAAATCAAAGCAATGGTCTGGGGGTGCTCATCCTGAATAAAACTCATCAGATGGCGGGGATCAATTTTTTGCAACGATGAAAAAGGCATACTTTTAATTTTTCTTGCTAATCTTTTTATAATTTCAGCAGCTTTTTGAGGTCCTAAAGTTTTTTCCAACAAATCTTGGGCATACTTTATACCACCCTGCATTAGGTACTCCCGGGCTTGATGCAACTCAGCAAACTCTCTTAATACAACCTGTCGGGTATCTGGAGAAATTTTATCCATATTGGATATTTCAAAAGACAATCGTTCTATATCCTCATCGTAAAAATCCTGTTTGAGTATATTTGAAGAAAGATCAGCGCCCAGAGTAATCAACAGAATAGCAGATTTTTGCAGTCCGGATAGCTTTTTCCTACGCACAAATTACTTCCTCCCCTAGTCTTCAGACAGCCATACCTTTATTATATCAGCCAACTGCTGAGGCTTTTCCCTTGCCATCTTTTTGAGCTTATCCTGGGTTATATCTACATAGGGATTATTATTTACTTCATCCTCTGCTTCCTCAAATAAGTCTTTTATAGGTTTGGGGCTTTCCTCTACCAACTCCGGCTCTTCTAATTCATGCCTACGCCTGCGGATAATCAAGACAGTCAAAGCCAGGAGCAGCAAAATTACCATACCGGCAGCAACATAATATATCAACTGCTGCTTATCGATTACCGGTGTATCAATACCTTCTTCGCCCATCACCTCTTTTAGCTGCTCCTGATAACTCGTATCAAAAGCCATATTAGTTACAGTAATTTGGTCCCCGCGGACTTCATCGTAGCCAACAGCAGCAGAAACCAGTGCTTCTATCTGCTCCAGCCGCTCCTCTGTTAAGTTCCCGTCAACAACTACTGCAGCAGACAGGCGATTAAGAACTCCGGGGGCCTGAACTATTGTCTGCTGCGTATTGCCTAACTGGTAGTTGGTTATAGTTTCTTCCCGGGAGGAACTTGATTCACTGTTAGTACCATATGGATATGTCGTACCCTGGCCATTCGCTTCCTGCATACCACCCGGTTCGGTTCCCTGGTTAGTCTCTTCAATTTCCTGCCGGCTAATTATCTCTCCGGGGTCATAGGTAGTCGAAGTAATTTCTTCCTTATTAAAATTAATGTCAGCAGTAATCATAGCAACGGCTCTGTTAGGGCCCAAAATCCTATTCAGCATACCCTGAACACGTTTTTCCAATTCTTTCTCATAAGCACGCTTAACTTGCTGCTGTTTTAAAGTAGAGTGGGCCGAATTAATATCATCACTACCTGCCTCAATATCCTCGCTCAATATATTTCCCTGCATGTCTATAATATGTACATCCTCCAGCTTAAGCCCCTCTACACTGCCGGCAATTAAATCCGCTATACCCCGCACCTGCTCCGGTTTTAATTGGGCTAAAGGTTTAAGTTTTAAAGCTACAGACGCGGAAGCCGGTTCTTGTTCATCTAAAAAAACACTTTCTTTAGGAAGTACCAGGTGCACCCTGGCCTTTTCCACCTCGTCAAGCTGCGCAACAGTCCTTTCCAATTCTCCCTGTAAAGCCCGCTGGTAATCAACCTGCCGCTCGAAGTCAGTAACACCCATTTTATTTTGGTCAAATAATTCAAACCCAACCCCTCCCCCCTGCAAAATACCGCTGCTGGCCAACTGGATCCTGGCTTCATAAACCTGATCTTCCTGAACATTAATCGTTTGTCCCTGGTCAGCTAACTCATATTCAATTTTCATATCCTGCAATTTTTCGATAACAGCACCGGCATCCCTTTGATCAAGACCGGTAAAAAGCGGGACATAGGTGGGCTTAGTTAAAATCGGAATCAAGTAAAATATCGCTGCCAGTAAACCGGCACCGGCTGTAATAACCAATACTTTTTGCATTTGGCTCAAAGCAAGCCAGCGCTTTTTCAGCCGGTCCAACAATTCACGTGGATTCATGAGATCACCACATCCTAAACAACAAGCCCTTTAAATTTGCATACGGGATATTTCCTGATAAGCTTCTACGATTTTGTTTCGAACTTGAACAGCTAATTGTATATTCAGTTTAGCCTTTTCCGATGCTATAACGACCTGATGCAGGTCTTCCACCTTACCTATCAAAAACTTCTCAGTAAGGTTATCCGCCTGCACCTGCGACCGGTTAACTTTATTAATGGCCTCCGCAAGAAAAGAACCAAAATCATCACCGGTACCGGCAGACTTATTAGCCTGCTGCTGAGGTGTAAGTAAAGGTACACCTGCAGGAGATATAAACATGATCTTTAAACCTCCAATAAAAAACTTAAAAAAACTATAAAGTTAAATAATTAACTGTCGATAATTATAATAACGGCTTATCCACGCCCAATTTCCAAAGCTTTCAAAGCCATACTTTTTGCTGACTCTAAAACAGTGGCATTGGCCTCATAGGCTCTGGAAGCAATCATCATATTAACCATCTCATTAACTATGTTTATATTAGGATAAGCTACAAACCCCTGTTCATTTGCATCCGGGTGAGAAGGATCATATTCCATCCGCGGAGGGCTGTTATCCTCCGTCACACGGGTTACCACTACCCCACATTCGCGGATACCGTTTTCCATGGTCTCCTGCAGGCGCTGGGCAAAAACAGGAACCTGCCGGCGGTACGGGCCGCCATTTGCGGTACGTGTAGTATTAATATTAGCAATATTATTGGAAATGAGATCAAGCCAGAGCCTTTGTGCCTTCATACCTGAAGAACTTATCGAAAAAGAATCAAACAGGCTCATTCAACCTACCTTCCGTTAATGACAGTGCCCAGTATTCTAAAGCGATTGTTTAATTCCTGGGTTACGGTATAATAATTAATGGTGTTCGCAGCCAGTTTGGTCATCTCGTCATCAATATCAACATTATTACCATCCGCCCGCATAGAAGTTGCTGTCTCCTTCACCACCAGCGGATTAACATTTACCAGTGAGTTAACACCGAAATGCCTTTCATCACCGGTGGCCAGGGGTATTCTCCCCCCTGATAATTCCTCTTTAAGAATTGACTCAAATTTCACCAAAGATTTCTTAAAGCCCGGTGTATTTATGTTGGCAATATTATTAGCTATAACACGCTGCCTTAAATTTCCGGCATCCATAGCTTTTTCCAAGAGACGAAAAGTTTTATCACCGTAAATATTCATTAAAACCACTCCTAAAACAAAAATCCACCCCTGCCAGCCAAACGACAATGGTAGATCCGTGACTTTGCCACCAGGCAACCTAAGGCTAAAACCCCCCAAAATATTGCATAATAACCATCAATATTATTGCTCAAAAATAAACATAGTACAAAATATTAAGAGTTACCGCCCAACCTTTTTATCTTTCAATAATATTTGACAAAATAATGTAAATCCCTGCAATGAACAACATAAAATTTACATGAAAAACTAAAACTTGTTAATGCTAATAAAAACCACCCGGACATTTTTCACTTCCGGGTGGTTAGTAGTTAATCGAAAAATTCATCCAAGTCTCCACCGGTTATAATATCAATATTACCATAATTATACACCAATAGATTTTGAAATTTGGCCATCTTTGCCATCCTCCCGGCCAAACCCTTGTCAATTAAGCCTTCTTCATTAAGAATTTTATAGCAATCACCATAGCTCACCGGAGCTCTTTTAGCCACACGTGCCGCTAAATGATTACAAATATTTTGCGCGGCTTCAATGCCTATTAAAAGCTGGTATTTAGCAGCAGAAACCACTGTTTCATCTGCCAGAAACTTATCCCGGGGCATTGAACCATATTTATCAAGCATTTTTCTGGAATGAGCAATGTCCGCAGACTTTTGCTGCAGCATATCAATATTTAGATTCATCTCCATGCCTCCATTATAGGTAAAAACAGTAAAACATTATTCTTGAGCATGTCAGAATTAAGATCTAATTGTGTAGTTCCTGTTTAATTACAGTTTGTGCTTCTTCCAGATTTGTAGCGGTGTAAATATCATTCATCATTTTATCCAGAATTCCTAATTTTCCGATTTGCCGTACTTGTTTCTGCAGCTTCTTGGAAGCTTCCCCGAATCTTACCTCCAGGTATTTGCAGATGGCATCACGAGCCATTTCCACTTTACCTTCTGCTCTACCTTCTTCTCTGCCCTCTGCTTTAGCACCTGCAATAGCGGAGATTTCATCACGCAGGGCCTTTTCACGCAATTCGTACATCCCAGCGCTTCTTTACCTTCCTCCGATCCTAGAATCCTCTTAAAGGCATAATCGTTTAGCCTGTTGATATTTTTAATCTCTGCCATAACCTCACCTACACAGTGTTTTCTTTAGTAACATTATATCAAATAGAATAAAACCCCAAATAATTTCACAAAATGTTACCATGTTTTAGTACTGATTTCAACGGCTGAATACCCAAAAGATCAAGCATTTATTTTATTCGGAAGGAAACTGTTTTGCTAAATGCAACGTACTCCATAACACTGCTTATGTGTTGTTAGATAATTCACTATGTAATTTTTTCATTCCTCCCCTAAAGACTGGACAATTGTTACCGATAATATCAATAGCAAGCGAAAGCTTCCCATAACGGCCGTATGGGTTAAAGGCAAGGATGCCAATTCAAAAAATCAAGGAGGAATGGAAATATGAGGATTAACCACAATATTGCAGCGCTTAACACATATCGTCAGTTGACTATGGGTACTAATGCTGCTCAGAAAAACATGTCAAAACTGTCATCAGGTATGCGTATCAATAACGCTGCAGATGATGCTGCAGGGCTTGCTATTTCAGAAAAGATGCGTAACCAGATAAGAGGACTGGAGCAGGCACAGAGAAATGCACAAGATGCTATTTCACTTATCCAAACGGCAGAGGGTTCCTTGAGTGAGATTCATAGTATTTTAGGTCGTATGAAAGAGCTTGCAACCCAAGCATCCAACGACACTTACTCTGCTCAAGACCGTGTGAATATGCAAGATGAAATGACCCAGCTAACCACTGAGATTGACCGTATTCGTAACACTACTGATTTTAACACTAAGAACCTGTTAGACGGTTCTATGGGTAAAGCGGTAAGTACAGCAGTGGCAAATATTTCGGGTAATACTTCACTTAGAACAACAAACGCTAGTACTGCTATAACTACCGGCACAGCTTTAACAGATTTGCTTGACAGTGATGGTAACTCTTTAGGTATAACAGCTGAAGATACAGTAACCATTTCTTATGTAATAGATGGAACAACAAAAGAATATACTTTTACCGTAGGTAATAATACTATTGCTACGTTAGAAACTACAGATGGAACTACTGCTAATACTGACTTAACTGTTGATATGAATGCCACGGACACAACCCAGTTAGAAGTAAAAGCCGCAACAGAAGGTTTTGCTGGGGCTATAAATGGTTTTACTGTAACGGTAAAGGATTCAGATGGTAATATCAAAACCGCTGCTACAAATGCACTATCTGCTTTTACAGAAACAACAGCAGCAGCTGATGTTAGAGCTGATGGTAGAGCATCCTTCCAAGTTGGTCATATGACCGGTCAGAACATACAACTCGATATAAATGATATGGGAGCAGCAGCATTAGGAGTTAAGGATCTGAAGATAACAACTCAAAGCCAAGCCGATATTGCTATAAAGGTTATTGATAATGCTAGTGCCAAAGTATCATCTGAACGTTCTAAGTTAGGTGCTTATCAAAACCGTTTAGAGTACACCATTAACAACCTAGGAACCTCTTCTGAAAATCTAACTGCTGCTGAATCCCGTATCCGTGACGTGGACATGGCTAAGGAAATGATGGAGTTCACCAAGAACAACATCCTAAACCAAGCTGCCCAAGCCATGCTTGCACAAGCCAACCAGCAGCCGCAAGCTGTACTTCAGTTACTCCGTTAAATTATATAATACTAAAGGGGCCTTAGAATTCCTAGGGCCTCTTTTTATACCTAGCCAATCAAGGAAGGATAAGATGGAAAAATATATTGACGTTATATTACAGACAATAGAATTATCTGAAACCTGCCTTGAAGGACTTGAACATGTTAAGGCTAAACTAAATGAAGGACAATTTGAAAATACAACCGTGCTGCTGCATGATGCCCTGTACGCTTATTATCAGATGGGAAAGTCAATTCAGCCTTTTATAGCCCAACTCCCACCATATGACATGGAATCTATATCTAATTCACTCCATAATGCTTTTGAGCTGGTAGTATCGGCCTATGAGCGGGGTGAAAGGGCCATTGCCCTGGAGGTTATACAGTTTAATCTTCTCCCCATCTATAAAGAGTGGCATACTGAAATAAATCGCTACCTTAAGCCATATCTGGTATGCTAAACTTAATGGCAGAAGCTAAAGGGCGGCAAGGTGGTGGAATCATAAATAGAGCTAATGAGGAATATCTATGGCAGAAGCTGGAATGGGCAAAGGAAAGAATTTCAGCCCTGGAAAAAATAGAAGCCAAGCTATATGAGAAGAAGATATTAGCGGTATACGCTAAAGATAATCACCTAAGTAACGTAGAAAAGCAGGAAATAAATACTAAGATAAATAAATTAAGAGAAGAAGTTACGGATATGGATGATAAGAGTAGGACGTTTTGGATGGATTGTCATTAAATCTCCCCTCCTCAATATCAAGTACATAAAACCGGCAAGGAAAGGGGTGATGAAATGGACATCGCGGCATTATCTATATTAAAAAGTATGGCACAGGTAAAGCAGGATGCTGGTGTTGCCGTTATGAAGAAGGCTATGGACACTGCTGAACAGAACGGTAACTTTATCAATCGGATGCTTGATAACATACCGTCAGGGAAGAACCCGGGCCCGGCTAATTTACCCCATATGGGTAGTAACCTTGATGTTTATGCTTAATTTCAGACCAGCACCATCAATAGCCCCACCGTCTTGGGTGGGGCTTAATTATTGGGTAAATACTGCTATTAAAGCAGGTGTGTCAGTTGGCAATTCACTCAGTTTAGATTCTTCAGCAACCTTCCACAAATTCCTGTCCTCACTGTAAATAGCTAGCCGATTGTTGCCAAAATTCCAATAGTCAAATTTCATAAAACTCCTCCCTTAATTAGTGATAAAAAAGCTGCCCTTATAGCAGCCAAAATTAACTAATTTCAAAGTAAATTGCTATAAAATAAACACCGGAAAAGAAAGAAAGTGACACCGTCAGTTTTAGCGTTAGCTCAGTAATACTGGGCCCGCATCGATACGTCAGTCAGTCAATCCTTCTTCTCATTGGCTCATTGACTTTGGGTAAAATAAAATACCCCCCGGATTAACTCCGGAGGTTACCTGATGTTGAATATTTTAAATGGACTTCATTTGAAGATGTCACTCTTTAGATTTGGTAATAGTTAACCTTAAATTATCTTGTTTGCTATTTAAGGTCATATCATATTAACTCAGATTTAAATAGCCTAGATTTATTAATTGTTGCTGGCTTCCTACTGTTCATTAACCACGGTGTTATATATCCCAATATCTAGCAATTATAA
Proteins encoded in this window:
- a CDS encoding TIGR02530 family flagellar biosynthesis protein; this encodes MSDKINNWSYQQPLIPVKSKTPKQTAGVNKIAFESVLQQKIQGNSEIKFSAHAEKRLQERNIKLAPADITKIHQAMQRASIKGARDSLLLYGDLALIASIKNNTVVTALDGKAIKEHVFTNIDSAVIIK
- a CDS encoding flagellar hook assembly protein FlgD, translating into MQVSSSTNYIYNNQGNNKKPANELNKDAFLQLFIAQLKNQDPLSPQDSSSFMTQMAQFSMMEQLQIMNSSLEQLLQLQALNQAAGLVGRRVTVALENGNEAVGTVEKVMLNKDGSKVILNGDAYDLSQIRLIE
- a CDS encoding flagellar hook-length control protein FliK gives rise to the protein MSQKLIEQLNSSPAKQSKSKAPGVESFIQVFKDIAGESKGNEEELSNKENSTKSVLDADLLNLFLDFQLIRETDTPALSLQIPQGIQENAGNSKNGAAEKLHRIPVLELPEKLMSILQSYFNSGVKPELLQIKLEPEHLGELAVKLAYQEGETSAQLITGSVQAKEVLESSIARLKEALAQHQVHLKEFPVSVLYKGEQIQKAETLSMLQQKIAAEGTAQYPKEQNNDLMFSAVKDKLPVEQITRENADNFKNPAADTSALRQSDILPKESIPVRELPEKLVSIILANRKPGEKPVLVQMKLEPEHLGELVIKLAYKKGEISAQFITASVQAKEILESSMVRLREALAQHQVHLQESSVSVAYNGGQFMQQQGKPGSRKYLQLLNYSHKEEEAPLYEQVKPRPAGGVDYII
- the fliJ gene encoding flagellar export protein FliJ, coding for MARFRFGLEQVLKHRKMEEKQAEDALALARRRHFQIMNSLEEARLVLQQHLNTENEVGKIDCCQSIHGANYREYLNTKIIKLQEKAVSASEKIKEKQKIFVDARQKSLVLEKLKQKKLEEFIYLENIQEQKQIDDLAITMYIRNKN
- the fliI gene encoding flagellar protein export ATPase FliI is translated as MRMPETGIDLTRWWDKVHNAKVLTVTGEVTKVVGLTIDVVGIEASIGEICHILVPGQEKPVDAEVVGFREGTSLLMPLGELQGIYPGNPVVPTGQALTVRVGDDLLGCILDGLGRPIGGNTGNKSCKVKFPVNNPPPNPLNRQRITEVLGTGVRAIDSVLTCGKGQRIGIFAGSGVGKSTLLGMIARYSEVDINVIALIGERGREVLDFIESDLGAEGLARSVVVAATSDQPALIRLKGAMVATAIAEYFRNRGKNVMLLMDSVTRFAMAQREVGLAVGEPPATKGYTPSVFALLPKLLERTGMSPRGSITAFYTVLVDGDDMNEPIADAVRGILDGHIVLKRQLAAKNHYPAIDVLTSVSRVMSDIVTPEHMDRAARLRDLLSTYQQAEDLINIGAYNFGTNPSIDNAIRYYDDIIQFLRQPPNEPWSFSDTLAWLNSFGEKEGLEHG
- a CDS encoding FliH/SctL family protein produces the protein MPLLSNKIIKNAKFSENYAQLLDLRIEFARDAVRAAAEKESAEILAAAQNQANGILEKALQKVEEMTQNAYREGYEKGYREAVDKAREEAESIKLAAVKVLEQAEAERKEMLAALENEVVSLSVKIAEKLVAKQLELNQDTILNVVKEALQLLADRDYFVIIGSPREVEIIRKNKEQFMQLLSEDARLKIIGDPGMQPGGCRIESNRGQVDAAIETRWKALLRSLVEEAGDENA
- the fliG gene encoding flagellar motor switch protein FliG, whose protein sequence is MRRKKLSGLQKSAILLITLGADLSSNILKQDFYDEDIERLSFEISNMDKISPDTRQVVLREFAELHQAREYLMQGGIKYAQDLLEKTLGPQKAAEIIKRLARKIKSMPFSSLQKIDPRHLMSFIQDEHPQTIALILVYLDPEQASVILSSLPAEKQSDIARRIATMDRASPEVVKEVERVLEYKMSTVMGQENTEIGGVSALVNILNMVDRSTERTILENLEAKYPVLAEEVRNRMFVFEDIVKLDDIAIQRILRDINPKDLPIALRGANEEVLAKIFRNQSRRAADMLKEEIKYIGPVRLKDVEEAQKKIVNVIRSLEEVGEISISRGNEDAIVI
- the fliF gene encoding flagellar basal-body MS-ring/collar protein FliF, giving the protein MNPRELLDRLKKRWLALSQMQKVLVITAGAGLLAAIFYLIPILTKPTYVPLFTGLDQRDAGAVIEKLQDMKIEYELADQGQTINVQEDQVYEARIQLASSGILQGGGVGFELFDQNKMGVTDFERQVDYQRALQGELERTVAQLDEVEKARVHLVLPKESVFLDEQEPASASVALKLKPLAQLKPEQVRGIADLIAGSVEGLKLEDVHIIDMQGNILSEDIEAGSDDINSAHSTLKQQQVKRAYEKELEKRVQGMLNRILGPNRAVAMITADINFNKEEITSTTYDPGEIISRQEIEETNQGTEPGGMQEANGQGTTYPYGTNSESSSSREETITNYQLGNTQQTIVQAPGVLNRLSAAVVVDGNLTEERLEQIEALVSAAVGYDEVRGDQITVTNMAFDTSYQEQLKEVMGEEGIDTPVIDKQQLIYYVAAGMVILLLLALTVLIIRRRRHELEEPELVEESPKPIKDLFEEAEDEVNNNPYVDITQDKLKKMAREKPQQLADIIKVWLSED
- the fliE gene encoding flagellar hook-basal body complex protein FliE, which produces MFISPAGVPLLTPQQQANKSAGTGDDFGSFLAEAINKVNRSQVQADNLTEKFLIGKVEDLHQVVIASEKAKLNIQLAVQVRNKIVEAYQEISRMQI